The Oryza sativa Japonica Group chromosome 11, ASM3414082v1 DNA window TGGCAAACTTCAATAGAATAAGCCTGTAATGGTTGATAAACACTGTCAGCAAAGCTCCCTCCTAGGCACATGAATAATGTTGATATTATCACTTGGAAGACTTTTAAGTACCTTTATTGGCGCAAGTAAACCATTTAGAGCACCTAGAACAAATCTTGTAGTAAGTGCCATCCAATACTTTGTACTTAGTCCAAATAGTGTGTTAAATATGACCCTACAGTACACAAATGGAAAGCTAAGTATGACCCTGAAGTGACTGATAGATTTGTTGTTATACTCAATTGTGACTTACACAGACAATATTGAAAACATAATGACAGGTTTCCTTCCTATACGATCTGCCACAACACCCCAAAAGATCGCGGCAAAGGATCTACCGACCATGTATGAAGCACCTTCATTTCAAACCACCAATAAATGAATGTATACACATATTTAAATTGCATTTCTCACAGGTCActatagctattttttaaataaataattgtgAATTGATGTGAGAAACTATACCGAGAAATCCAGCATAATTCCCAATGTCCTCCTCTGTTTGTGCTACTTGCAGGTCCCTTACCTATGAAAACAGAGGACAGAATAAGCTAGCCTATTTAATATGTCAAAAGTGGGTCATTGAGATGCTACTTGAGTGAACCAGCATAGATCTTGATCAAGAGAACTACGGCACAGGCACTCCTGTTATATATGCTACATAGATTTGAAGATGATGGTTTGATGCACGAAGTGAAAGTGTCAGAAATTCAGTGAAGGCTTTGAGTTTTTCATTTAGACAAAGGACTATCCAATTCAAGTTTTACTGAAAGCAAAACTGTGAAGGATATCCGTTGGAATGTCTTATGAGAGAAGTTCTGCAACCAAATGGTATGGTTAAGAGGGAAATGTGTGTGAAATGTTCTAAATTATCAAGGGTTCAGAGTGAAATTAGGAATGAGGCAAAGCAGTGTAGCTGGTGGTACTGATATAACTGTAGATGAAAGTGCGTGATCAGATAATTATGTGGAGAAGACGAGAAGTATAATACTACGTACTTACCATGAAGTAGAGGAAAGGGAAGAGGCACGTGATTGGTAAAGCTGCAATTATAAGACAGAGAAAGCAATAGATCAGAAACGAGTTGCAGCTAGCACCATGAATGGAACAAACATATAAATCCGGGCTGTTGGTATTGTTTAACTTTAATCTGAAGAATGTTCAGGACAAGCAACATGTGCTTACTTATGCTGCTGTTGGTGGGTGGTTAGGCTTTATGATGTACGTACATAATCACATAGATTCATGGTGCTAGAATGTATCAAAGAACTTAACTGTTGTCCTGAATATACATGTTTGATCTTCAAGTCAAGCGTTATGTATGATTTTATAATTTAGTTAGCCTAGCATGCAACATtattagtatatatttgttCTTTCTCGCCGGGATAGTGAAGGGAGCTAATTAAGCTGTCATTTTGTCACGTAGGGGAAGGAGGGAATATATCCCAGTTTACTTTTTGTCAACTTATAGTTGGAGATCCAAGttgcaaccttttttttttttgccagtcTTTGTTGGATACCATGTTCGTGATCGATACCCTTCATCTCGTCCATCTCTCCGGCGataaaactatatgtttatGATCAAATGCATCAATCCAACAGGTAGCTATCTATATGTTCTTACATTTTGTTTTCGATTATATGTTCTTACATTGATGCATGTCAGATGACGAACATGAATGAGCCGAAAACATGATGATAACATGGGTTAATATATAGGCTAGCTTTGCGTTTCTAGCATATATTGATGTTGCGCATGCAGTAGAAAGAGTGAGATTTAAGGATGGATGTTGATGTAATTAAGAACTAACAAGAAGTGCAACGTTCGATAATGCAGGTAGAAATAGAGAAGGAATGAATTACACGAAGCGAGTGTGGTAACGGCGACGAAGAAGAGCTCCGTGTAGGGGATCCGCCCTCCGCGCCTCGCCTTCCTCTGCTCCTGCACGCACCCCGGgcacctctcctccgccgccgccgccgccgccggcagcagcagcagcggcgccgccgcctcctcctcgccgctgaTCCTCGATTGATTGATCGATCTCCTCTGCTACTGCAAAACTGCCCACTCGAGCACAAGTGCTGAACCTGAACCTATGGCTGCCTCTGCTTCATATATACTCTACGCCGAGCACATGCCGCTTTACCTGCCGTCCAATCTAAAATCGACGGTCAGGATTGGAAGTCTAGCTTGATGCACGTATCTGCATCTTACTGAGACAGTTTAGTTCTGGGACGCCATAATACTAATCAGAACTATTCGTAAGAGACCACCGGCCGGGCCAACAATGACGTGTTAGTATTGTTTTGCAACGTCAGACAGGCTGTGCGTTATCAAAAGGTTAAGATTTTGGaatggtttatttttaaaatttaaaattaaaaaggttataaaaataaaaaaaaatctagtaacAATTGCACAAAAGGATGAACAGAAAGATAACCATCGCACAAGCACACCATGAACACGAGAGGAATACGGGCACAACCGAATTGCATAATAAAGATAACATTGTTGAATATACACGCTAAGTCCAACATGGTTCTTGACTAGCACAAGCTTAATACGCTAAAGATTATAAACAAAATTTGATATTCAGAACTGAAACAAAACTTTTGACTTGGCAGCAGGGGCTTAGTCGAAGAGGCTCATGCCCAGGTCACCGTCagactcctcctcgggctcttccttcttctcttcctccttggAAGCAGCTGGAGCAGCAGCGCCACtgtcagcagcagcaacagcggcAGCAACAGCAAACTTGCTGGGGTCCTGAGAAGAATAGGCAAGACAAATATGTAAGAAACTGTGGTGGTGAAATACCCAAGTTCTTAAAAATCAGCATTAACTTAGCTTCCAGTATCAATATTTAACTGAGTCTGCATCGTGAATAAGAAAAGTAAACTGTATTCTCAAGAAAGAGCTAAAAGCACTAAAGGCATATCAAACTAAGTGAAATAGCTATCATTAATAATTCAGTTTCTTACTCAACCATGAAATTCTCAATgatagattgattgattgttAAGACCAGAACAAATAAGTTTGTGCCAAGACATGGGCATGCTACAGCTTAGTACCGCAATCTAATTATCAGACTACCTTAGACAATTCTTACGCATTTAGACATCAAAAAGGGAAATTATGAAATAGAAACTAGGTTACCTTCAAATACTCCTTGATCTTATCAGCATGTGGGTATGAGTATTCGGTCTCCACAGCAACAGCAAGCACATTCTTGTACCCATTGAGGAACATGTGTGGCGCAGCAGCAATAGTTGGGTATGAGATTGCCAGGGACACTGAGGCAACCATCGAAACACCAGATGCAAACTTCTCCATCAGGTCCTCTTCAGTGAGGTCGAGCACCTCAGGGCTGAAGACTGACCCACTGTCGTACACATTGGTGATCACCAGCCCATATGAGAAGGGGCGGATACCAAGCTTGGCAAGCAGGGCAGACTCAGAGGAGCCAACCTTGTCACCCTTCTTAATGAGCTCCACAGGGGTGATAATTTCCACGGTACCCTTGTTAATCTTGGTGGGGATGTTAAGCACCTGTAACAAGAGAGAACAGTGAGAACTTGTATTTGACTGCGAAGATAAACTATGGTTAACACATCTACAAATGATCACCTGAAAGAAAGAAGTCTGGGAGGGATCCAGACCAGTGTTTCCAGGGGGAACCACCACATCAACAGGAGCAACCAGACCAACACGAGCAGGAGCTCCAACCTGTTTTATAACGAAAACAAGATCAGGGTTATTTGCTCATTGATAGCATCACAAGTTCATCACAACATAATGACCTAGTTAGAATTCTCACAGAGATCAGTCCAGTACAAGCTACATTGTAGTAGGAAAAAGATTGCAGTGACAATAGAAGGATAAACCAGCTAGAGACTTGAACATCAACTCGCACCTAAGTCAACTTTTCACATCATGACCCAATAGCTATATGTACTGTTATCTATGGCATCACATCATGATATAACCAATGGAATACTTGAGACATAAATAGCATTGGAGAAGTTACATAAGGTTGAAAATTGTAATTTCACATCTCACAGAACATCTAATAataccacacacacacagaatATATACGATCCATATGGATAAAATGCCACACAGAGCTAAATTCAAAGTGATAAACATTTTACACTATATTTAAGTAACAGGCTCACATAAACTAGCAGGACTCCATCAAGCGTCAAATTggcatatttattattttcataactCTCCACCAATTTCACTCACAGATCAAATTATGCCCTTGAAACCCAATGCATCCCTTTCAATAAAAACTAGTACTACACAATCACCATAACTAAACTATCCTATTCTTGCAGTGTATTGAAAACACTAATCTATTCTTGCAGTGTATTGAACACAGATTGAAAGCCAACCTTGTACTTGGCGACCTCTTCGCGGACCTCCTTGAGGTCACCCTTGGTGAAGATGAGACCAACGTTTCCCTACAAACAACAAGAAAAACAGGTCAAGAAAAACCGTGGAGTCGAGTCGAGGCATGTAcatgggaaagaaaaaaaaaagaaagaagaagaaggtgaacTTACGACGAGGAGGGGCATGAGCTCGAGGAAGTCCTTGTTGCCGGTGTTGTCGGCGTGCACCTTGATGCAGCGGCGGATGAGGGTGTTCTTGCCCATGAGGACGATGGAGTCGCCCCTGAGCCCCTTGCGGATCTCCTGCAGCTGGTTGGATCCCACGttgtcggcgacggcgatgagCACCTTGGTGTACTCGTCCAGAAGCTGGCACAGCTTCTTGTCGTACGCCACCTTCTTCTCCGCCTTGGTCCGCTTGATCGCCATTGCTGCGCTGCGAGTGCGAGCTCACACGAAGAGGACTCGgcgtcggggaggaggagagcaaggcggcggaacggcttgcggcggcggcggcgcgcgaggtgTGGGTTTAGGTTAGAGACAGAGACAGacagggagaagaagaagaagaaggtgtgAGGCTGACTTGGTGGGCCCGCTGGGATTGGAGTTTGGGTTTGGGCCGTCGTATTGGGCTACACGATCAAAACGCAAGGGAATACCAGAGGTATAGGTGtccaaacgggcggcacggcccggcccggcacgggcacgggtccggcacggaccgtttcggcacggcccgttaggcacggctgatgaaacgggccgtgccgtgccggcccacgtgccgagccgccggcccaagcacggcccgtggatggccgggccgtgcccgtgccggcacggcacgcctgCGGCCCACGGGCCGTTCGGGGCACGGCGGCCCGTGAAGGCAGGCCGGCAGCTGAGCTGCACTGGCCGCCAGGCCGCCAGCCGCCAGGCCGCCAgtgcacagtgttttttttaaaaaaaagcaaaggaaatgtataaggaaaaaaaattaaaaatggaaataaaatgtttaaaaaaaagtaatgatttactaatgttaaaaaatgaaaaaatggtatttaaaaaatggaaataaaagttttttaaaaaagtaatgatttgctaatgttaaaaaaaagaaaaaatggtatttttttgttgtgttgaaaaatttaaaaatatagattgtgattcattattttgaaataatttaaagataaatccacacttgcgaaaatattgcaaaagaatttgttaaaaatagtaatgacctttattgatgtttatatcattacaggatacaatgatacatgctgcctcgttaaaaactttgtcatgtaaaaactcataggggaaaatgagaaaaccatgacaaagaaaagagtacagctcaaaggtcagaactacttctaacaaaattctactggggttggtctggatccaggtagagttgctcgaactgggcggccaattcttggttgtccgcagtgtattgggcatgttgtcgagcaagctcccagtctttaacgcttagtagcatttcgacgtggtcgctgcgcagagtcgtcctccggtcttcgatgattcggccgcatagactgaaggccgattcggaggacaccgtcgacacgggcaccgtcaacacatcccgtgctagttttgaaagcacaggatatgttatcttgtggtcattccaccacccgaggacgttgaaatcttgtgcttcgtggtggatggcgtcgctgtccaaataaccggacaactcttcggccacaacatgcgaagaggcgtctccacttgtagccgacgaactgccaccaccttggattgaagacgatccaccccaaatcctaccccactgtatcttcttcttacctgtagtggggataggagggggtctctgctggcgaacttcctgaaactttacttcatatcttccaaaaacctcatataatttacgtctaacctcagtataaaaagaactataatctacacctatagtatctccaacaagtgataaaatagcagacaatccccttaatttacacctaggatctaaaacaaaagcaaaagcatacaatataggtatatttttccaatatttcaaatatttttgtttcatgtgaaagacaggttcagttagaacgtcatcattttcgtattctttaaataaagtagcaatttcaataaggttgtgcaaaattatattagcagttggataataaacttgtgacaaagttagagtacaatcataaaaagtttctagaaattggtgaaatttttggacaattgcccaaacatgctcgttcagtactgaagacccgtcactgtttcttgggccaccacgtgactgaacaaaatcagaaagtaaactactataaggtaaaacaacttttaacattaaatacgttgcattccaccgatgctctgcatcggtggcaaacttacgagctttcacaccggccgcattgcaaaacctcttccatgcagcaatccgcgggttagaagcagttaaccacgcgattgcttgacgaacagcatcgatgtggtcacctaccctcttcatgccagtcttaacaatcaaattaattatatgacatgcacaacgctgatggagtagaaaagattgagcatacacacaaaataaaggttgcaatatttcaatagccctagaattagcagatgcattatctagggtgacagcaaatattttatcagcaagattaaattcattaattacttccctaattctttcagctatgttttctcctgtatgtgagacatctattaacctaagccctaaaactctcttttgtaattgccaatcatcataaacaaaatgaacaactacgctaagataatcctctctagctctactactccatatatctgaagtaacactaacagagaaagtacatgtactaaacagttccttaagtgcagttgcttccttgtgataaacattctctaaatctctagttgatgtttgcctactcacagctttaaacctagggttatgagattgctgaatgtaatgttcaaaagcaggggactccccaaagttcaggggtaaatcttgcctggcgattaaccggacaagagattcccgagcaaccatgggatcgtactcccaactgcgtaccgtaccgtctgggtttaccataagttgctgctgccggagttgtattccttgcttcttggcacacgactccgcatggcgcttgaggtgacctgtaccaccagaagaacgagcagataaaatttgcctacatattCTACAACGGGCTTTCGATACCTCCCTTCCGTCGGGGCATGTTTCCTTTATCTCGTCGAAGTTTTGCCACACACCAGAGGTTCTCGATCTCTTCGAGCCGGTGTGTGTCGAAACACTTCCGCTCGCGGTTCCGGAAAATCCTTCCGAAGCTGTCGCCgcctgaaccggtacctcctcaacgacagccgtatgaaccggtacctcctccacagatggtggagttggagccgatCCGGAGGTATCGTCAAACCTCGACATGTAGTTGGGGTCGAAATCACCCAAGGTGAACGACGGCGACTGGTATGGAAAGTTCGgatccattctgaaaatttaaaccgacataaacaaattttcgaatatttattgaattcacaaacacaatacaaataatacacaaatttgaatattacttacatctttccaaccgcgagctcttcaaacctctgcgatcaaactgttgaactacgaaactaattttgatttttgacaaaatttgagcaaattttgtcaaaataaaaaaaaatgcacatttgagaacaaagagagcacttaaaacacttgagagcacaagatgaggagtgtgggatgaggagaaatggctggggttcatgccctatttatagggcgaaatttgagattttttggaattttttcgaaatttttatgaattttttagcctcccaacggttattttcaaatttgaacggtcaaatagccgttagtgccacgtggcgccttcccattcgaccgccgcccgccctgtCCCTGCTTTCGGCCTGGCGCGTGCGCCGCTGGCCCGCTTTCGGCCTGACGGGCCGCCGGCGAAACGGGTCGTGCCGTgccgcgggccgtgccgtgc harbors:
- the LOC9266027 gene encoding large ribosomal subunit protein uL10-like — translated: MAIKRTKAEKKVAYDKKLCQLLDEYTKVLIAVADNVGSNQLQEIRKGLRGDSIVLMGKNTLIRRCIKVHADNTGNKDFLELMPLLVGNVGLIFTKGDLKEVREEVAKYKVGAPARVGLVAPVDVVVPPGNTGLDPSQTSFFQVLNIPTKINKGTVEIITPVELIKKGDKVGSSESALLAKLGIRPFSYGLVITNVYDSGSVFSPEVLDLTEEDLMEKFASGVSMVASVSLAISYPTIAAAPHMFLNGYKNVLAVAVETEYSYPHADKIKEYLKDPSKFAVAAAVAAADSGAAAPAASKEEEKKEEPEEESDGDLGMSLFD